The Malus sylvestris chromosome 12, drMalSylv7.2, whole genome shotgun sequence genome contains a region encoding:
- the LOC126594299 gene encoding probable proteasome inhibitor: MANDKSVMAVIRAARPTFRNNDDKVAFAVHASFLAAGYVLTASGPPAFSDSALSSSSTDEVGMEQWNELDGEYAFVYINPEKGSKKVLVKCLVMNDKLLVDALADGSSQPVHLEIDVGEYVGEDGGSNYSTQFKNLENLVKNLDTEVLSKLYGSASSTSGSSSNLESSERSERSTTEPVSGPSGFYTGPPDPYTDPSGIVYPPIMPYGGSDLLPGPGAGIYPSRGGGSGGMLLGPRDPRWFGGVGEPGFGFDPSRPEGVPPGARFDPYGPPGVPGFERNRFARNPRRPGGGTHPDLEHFGSGSDFI, from the exons ATGGCGAACGACAAGTCGGTGATGGCCGTGATCAGAGCCGCGAGGCCGACCTTCCGCAACAACGATGACAAGGTCGCCTTCGCCGTTCACGCCTCCTTCCTTGCCGCCGGCTACGTTCTCACCGCCTCTGGTCCCCCCGCCTTCTCCGATTCCGCTCTCTCCTCGTCTTCTACGG ATGAAGTGGGCATGGAGCAGTGGAACGAGCTCGACGGCGAGTACGCATTTGTCTATATAAACCCAGAAAAGGGCTCGAAGAAGGTGCTTGTTAAATGCCTTGTAATGAACGACAAGTTACTTGTGGATGCTCTGGCTGATGGGAGTTCTCAGCCCGTCCATCTCGAAATCGA CGTTGGTGAATATGTTGGAGAGGATGGGGGGAGCAATTACTCCACACAGTTCAagaatttggagaatttagtGAAGAATTTGGATACTGAAGTTCTGTCAAAATTATATGGGTCTGCATCTTCCACATCCGGTTCTTCAAGTAACCTTGAAAG TTCAGAAAGGAGTGAGAGATCAACAACTGAGCCTGTTTCTGGACCTTCAGGCTTTTACACTGGACCTCCAGACCCTTACACTGATCCTTCAGG AATTGTATATCCTCCTATCATGCCTTATGGTGGCAGTGATCTTTTGCCTGGGCCTGGTGCTGGAATCTACCCTTCAAG GGGTGGTGGCAGTGGAGGCATGCTTCTTG GACCCCGTGACCCTCGTTGGTTTGGTGGCGTTGGAGAGCCTGGGTTTGGCTTTGATCCCTCTAGGCCAGAAGGTGTTCCACCAGGTGCCCGTTTTGATCCCTATGGGCCCCCAGGTGTTCCTGGTTTTGAGCGTAATCGATTTGCAAG GAATCCGCGGAGGCCGGGAGGTGGCACTCATCCAGATCTGGAGCATTTCGGGAGCGGCTCAGATTTCATTTAG
- the LOC126594529 gene encoding uncharacterized protein LOC126594529, with protein MSGSGSGSGCFPTASSKMLRKPTAINLKLHPPQWLRCPHFPHLLPPFQSLPTLISFLPIPPISHSIFNSLPKMQPLSFSNALTSPTPLFLHTELSHLSLPSLTLTPKPMIIRMGGGPRTFPGGVSKWQWKRMQAKKAKQLLKARLCRERQIYEMRKRAELKAAVSELERPWEVVEKAPNLFSVSADEQVKVLADRFQKPGGFDLWTERDGPQLFNTMEDLPSARFFPKGVVHSVRPYKRISELEELEGLELEDGGFGGAEELGDGFKFKGKSGSASLDLEDSDGGLNLKHSLESLSVNGQAAKKYSGRVGKRENRRKSESSGGFENAEAGFDRKQRGQSPTMPGVEAGSDRKQRGQSLTMRGGKTRRSRRNGSGSEVFDMSLQQDGSYELKVQNGKP; from the coding sequence ATGAGCGGGAGCGGGTCCGGGTCGGGTTGTTTCCCTACTGCCTCATCCAAAATGCTAAGAAAGCCAACGGCCATAAACTTGAAACTCCACCCTCCACAGTGGCTCCGCTGCCCTCACTTCCCCCATCTTCTTCCTCCGTTCCAATCTCTGCCAACCCTAATTTCATTTCTCCCAATTCCCCCAATTTCTCACTCAATTTTTAATTCGCTTCCCAAAATGCAGCCCCTCTCGTTCTCCAACGCCTTGACGTCCCCAACCCCTCTCTTCCTCCACACGGAGCTCTCCCACCTTTCCCTCCcatccctaaccctaacccccaAACCCATGATAATCCGGATGGGCGGCGGGCCCAGAACCTTCCCCGGAGGCGTATCCAAGTGGCAGTGGAAGCGCATGCAGGCCAAAAAAGCCAAGCAGCTCCTCAAGGCGCGGCTCTGCCGGGAGCGCCAAATATACGAGATGCGAAAGAGGGCCGAGCTCAAAGCTGCAGTGTCCGAGCTCGAGCGGCCGTGGGAGGTCGTGGAGAAAGCTCCGAACTTGTTCTCTGTCAGCGCTGACGAGCAAGTCAAGGTCTTGGCGGATAGGTTTCAGAAGCCCGGTGGGTTCGATTTATGGACGGAGAGGGATGGCCCGCAGCTGTTTAACACCATGGAGGACTTGCCCTCTGCTAGGTTTTTCCCCAAAGGGGTTGTTCATAGTGTGAGGCCGTATAAAAGGATTTCTGAGCTGGAGGAATTGGAGGGTTTGGAGCTTGAAGATGGAGGATTTGGAGGAGCTGAGGAATTGGGTGATGGCTTTAAATTTAAGGGAAAATCGGGAAGTGCGTCATTGGATTTAGAGGACTCAGACGGAGGTTTGAATCTAAAACATTCTCTGGAATCGTTGAGTGTGAATGGCCAAGCTGCGAAGAAGTATAGTGGCAGAGTGGGGAAGAGGGAGAATAGGAGAAAATCTGAGTCTTCAGGTGGGTTTGAAAATGCAGAAGCTGGTTTTGATAGGAAACAGAGAGGACAGAGTCCCACAATGCCCGGTGTAGAAGCTGGTTCTGATAGAAAACAGAGAGGACAGAGTCTCACAATGCGCGGTGGAAAGACTCGGCGTAGTAGACGAAATGGTTCGGGGTCTGAAGTTTTTGATATGAGCTTGCAGCAAGATGGGAGCTATGAACTTAAAGTGCAAAATGGCAAGCCATGA
- the LOC126594317 gene encoding uncharacterized protein LOC126594317: MAQYQFLLLFLILGAAYVSVTMANEVAHQTLEQSTLASLSSNPAPSPFPPITRKLGKHNPSKTNPKSSDAPALSPRSAPSLTRETPETGESVSILEQEIHIQKHHHSMDKSVAGGGVILGGLATTFLVAIFCYIRATAKHKGSVTSTTGSSP; the protein is encoded by the coding sequence ATGGCTCAATATCAatttcttctccttttcttgATCTTGGGAGCTGCTTATGTGAGTGTAACCATGGCTAATGAAGTGGCTCATCAAACCCTAGAGCAGTCTACTTTAGCTTCACTCTCAAGCAATCCAGCTCCAAGTCCCTTTCCACCTATAACTAGGAAGTTGGGAAAGCACAACCCTAGTAAGACCAACCCTAAGTCTTCTGATGCGCCAGCTTTAAGCCCAAGAAGTGCACCATCTCTGACGAGGGAAACACCGGAGACCGGAGAGAGCGTGAGCATTCTTGAGCAGGAGATCCACATCCAAAAGCACCACCACTCAATGGACAAGTCGGTTGCCGGAGGCGGTGTGATCCTCGGAGGGCTTGCGACAACCTTCTTAGTGGCAATTTTCTGTTACATTAGAGCCACTGCAAAACATAAAGGTTCGGTGACTAGTACTACTGGTTCTAGTCCCTAG